A section of the Mesorhizobium loti genome encodes:
- a CDS encoding helix-turn-helix transcriptional regulator: protein MAQAALQGSTITSPADLGRLVRAARKRRDFSQQQFADLAGVGRRFLSELENGKPTLELGKVLKVAGTAGITLFARDG from the coding sequence TTGGCGCAAGCGGCCTTGCAGGGGAGCACCATAACGTCGCCGGCGGATCTCGGCCGGCTGGTGCGCGCGGCCCGCAAGCGGCGAGATTTCTCCCAGCAGCAGTTCGCCGATCTCGCCGGGGTCGGCCGGCGCTTCCTGTCGGAGTTGGAGAACGGCAAGCCGACGCTCGAACTGGGGAAAGTCCTGAAGGTCGCCGGCACCGCCGGCATTACGCTGTTTGCCAGGGACGGCTGA
- a CDS encoding oxidoreductase, whose amino-acid sequence MSAWTTHDIPPQQGRKVVITGATGGLGYETALALAQAGADVLMTGRNEAKGKDALSRVQAEVPGAVVRYAHLDLADLASVEAFAGQLAGEWEGIDLLVNNAGVMTPPTRHETADGFELQFGTNYLGHFALTGRLLPMLRKGSRTRVVNLSSGAHRIQAAIHFDDLQWQKRYRPWAAYAQSKLAMILFAFELQRRSDANGWGLLSNAAHPGYALTDLQTSGPRLGHDGRPSWLDWLGRLLAPVLSQSAAQGTLPTLFAATAPDAKPGGYYGPQGLFELKGAVGEARIGRHARDTAVASRLWDVSRELTGVGWPGGA is encoded by the coding sequence ATGAGCGCCTGGACCACGCACGACATCCCGCCCCAGCAGGGGCGCAAGGTGGTGATCACAGGCGCCACCGGCGGCCTTGGTTACGAGACGGCGCTGGCGCTGGCGCAAGCCGGCGCGGACGTGCTGATGACGGGACGCAACGAAGCCAAGGGCAAGGATGCGCTGAGCCGCGTCCAGGCCGAGGTTCCCGGCGCCGTCGTGCGCTATGCCCATCTCGATCTCGCGGACCTCGCCTCTGTCGAAGCCTTCGCCGGCCAGCTCGCCGGCGAATGGGAGGGGATCGACCTGCTGGTCAACAATGCCGGCGTCATGACCCCGCCGACCCGCCACGAAACCGCCGACGGCTTCGAACTGCAGTTCGGCACCAACTATCTCGGCCACTTCGCCCTGACCGGACGCCTGCTGCCGATGCTGCGCAAGGGAAGCAGGACGCGCGTCGTCAATCTCAGCAGCGGCGCCCACCGCATCCAGGCGGCGATCCATTTCGACGACCTGCAATGGCAAAAGCGCTACAGGCCCTGGGCCGCCTACGCGCAGTCCAAGCTCGCCATGATCCTGTTCGCCTTCGAACTGCAGCGCCGCAGCGACGCCAACGGCTGGGGCTTGCTGAGCAATGCGGCACATCCCGGCTACGCTCTCACCGACCTGCAGACCAGCGGGCCACGCCTGGGCCACGACGGCCGGCCGTCGTGGCTCGATTGGCTGGGCAGGCTGCTCGCGCCGGTTCTTTCGCAGTCGGCCGCGCAAGGCACGCTGCCGACGCTGTTCGCCGCGACCGCGCCCGACGCGAAGCCGGGCGGCTATTACGGTCCGCAAGGTCTGTTCGAACTGAAGGGCGCGGTAGGCGAGGCAAGGATAGGCCGCCACGCGCGCGACACTGCCGTCGCCTCCCGGCTTTGGGACGTGTCGCGGGAATTGACCGGCGTTGGCTGGCCGGGCGGGGCCTGA
- a CDS encoding SDR family NAD(P)-dependent oxidoreductase, producing MSKVWLITGSARGLGLDITEAALAAGNSVVATARDVTRLAELESRYTGHLRGFALDVTDPAAAQASVDFALETFGRLDVLVNNAGFGHISPFEQTREADFRAQIETNLHGVVNLARAAIPVMRAQRSGHIINISSVGGRTATPGLSAYQAAKWAVGGLTEVLALELAPFGVKVISVEPGGMRTDWGATALAAAPALLPDYEPTVGAVLGMLKAYVGNAIGDPRKVADVIVDLAGRDSLPAHLILGSDALHVFAQAEAARQHAAKEWAPVSTSIDIEGVDLSFLSRESHS from the coding sequence ATGTCGAAAGTCTGGTTGATCACCGGCAGCGCCCGCGGGCTGGGGCTGGATATCACCGAGGCGGCGCTTGCCGCCGGCAACAGCGTCGTGGCGACGGCGCGCGATGTCACCCGCCTCGCGGAGCTCGAAAGCCGCTACACCGGGCATCTGCGCGGCTTTGCGCTTGATGTCACCGACCCCGCCGCCGCGCAGGCCTCCGTGGATTTTGCGCTGGAGACGTTCGGACGTCTCGACGTTCTCGTCAACAATGCCGGCTTCGGCCATATCAGCCCGTTCGAGCAGACCAGGGAGGCTGATTTCCGGGCGCAGATCGAGACCAACCTCCACGGAGTCGTCAATCTTGCCCGCGCGGCCATCCCGGTCATGCGTGCCCAGCGCTCGGGCCATATCATCAACATCTCCTCGGTCGGCGGGCGGACGGCCACGCCGGGCCTCAGCGCCTACCAGGCGGCAAAATGGGCGGTGGGCGGCCTGACTGAAGTGCTGGCGCTGGAACTCGCCCCCTTCGGCGTCAAGGTCATTTCGGTCGAGCCGGGCGGCATGCGCACCGATTGGGGAGCCACCGCCTTGGCCGCCGCGCCGGCCTTGCTGCCCGATTATGAGCCAACCGTCGGCGCTGTGCTGGGCATGCTCAAGGCCTATGTCGGCAATGCCATTGGCGACCCGCGAAAGGTCGCCGATGTCATCGTCGATCTCGCCGGGCGCGATTCCTTGCCCGCTCACCTGATTCTCGGCAGCGACGCCTTGCATGTCTTTGCCCAGGCCGAAGCCGCGCGCCAGCATGCGGCGAAGGAATGGGCACCGGTCAGCACCTCCATCGATATCGAGGGTGTCGACCTTTCGTTCCTGTCGCGGGAGAGCCACTCATGA
- a CDS encoding TetR/AcrR family transcriptional regulator — protein sequence MARPLSEEKRQAILASATELVATLGTGAATAKIAREAGLSEGTLFNYFASKDELLNQLYLEIKTDLGNALLTSYPSQASVRERSRHVWNNFIDWGAKHPMKRKAMRQLSVSERITEQSRRQGNAAFGDINRMIEESLVDGGPKGCSMAFAGGIFEALAETTLEFIARDPRQREHYKETGFAFFWSGMSK from the coding sequence ATGGCACGCCCTCTCAGCGAAGAAAAACGTCAGGCAATCCTGGCTTCGGCTACCGAACTGGTGGCGACGCTTGGAACCGGCGCGGCCACGGCCAAGATCGCCAGGGAGGCCGGCCTCTCCGAAGGCACGCTCTTCAACTACTTCGCCAGCAAGGATGAGTTGCTCAACCAGCTCTACCTCGAGATCAAGACCGATCTCGGCAACGCCTTGCTGACTTCGTATCCGTCGCAGGCCAGCGTGCGCGAGCGCAGCCGCCACGTCTGGAACAACTTCATCGACTGGGGCGCGAAACACCCCATGAAGCGCAAAGCCATGCGCCAGCTCAGCGTCTCGGAGCGGATCACCGAGCAGAGCAGGCGTCAGGGCAACGCGGCCTTCGGCGATATTAACAGGATGATCGAGGAAAGCCTCGTCGATGGCGGGCCGAAGGGCTGCTCGATGGCCTTTGCCGGAGGCATTTTCGAGGCCCTCGCGGAGACGACGCTCGAATTCATCGCCCGCGATCCTCGGCAACGCGAACACTACAAGGAGACCGGCTTCGCGTTTTTCTGGAGCGGTATGTCCAAGTAG
- a CDS encoding AI-2E family transporter, which translates to MANNRRNGMASQGLDDILSAAAPHPRTSLPNVATTVTAVAALYFGREVFLPIAIALLLTFALAPLVSALKRVGIPRIAAVIASVLAAFAALALFSFIVATQVSELAQNIPVYQTNILAKIRSLKETGVGGGIISRLSGVVERVGQEIDRQDATLPAATPDKPPRVPVPVEIVAHERPLEVLQNIVGPLISPLGSAGLIIVVVIFMLLEREDLRDRFIRLVGYGDLHRTTEALQDAGKRVGLYLLMQLVVNTVYAIPIAIGLWILGIPNALLWGLLALALRFVPYIGPAIGMLLPLFLALAVAPGWGLVLWTAALFVVMELVTGNVVEPWLYGSRTGLSPLAIIVAAIFWTWLWGPLGLVLSTPLTVCLVVLGRHVPQFEFLDVLFGNEPVLEPHARLYQRLLAGDPDEATDHAEEMLEEKYLVEFYDKVAIPALLLGERDRVRGVMGDLQRRQVAASALVLVANLEDEAKEEAGEEDEQAEEGGEPGDAADEDAADLPDGTGLSVLCAGGRGELDDAAAAMLAQVLEVQGATAPKAGFADMEPASIRRLELEAIDTVVVGFLNRDSVKHARFLVRRLKRAKAALRVGIVFWSETGNGDKEAAARLAEDISADFVAHGMAGAVTGALSKEPPIALKLVAKRRARRRAAPRKVAAAAAG; encoded by the coding sequence GTGGCGAACAATCGTCGGAATGGAATGGCGTCGCAGGGGCTGGACGACATTCTTTCGGCCGCCGCGCCCCACCCGCGAACGTCACTGCCAAATGTGGCGACCACCGTCACCGCGGTGGCTGCGCTGTATTTCGGGCGCGAGGTGTTCCTGCCGATCGCCATTGCACTGCTGCTGACCTTCGCGCTCGCGCCCTTGGTTTCGGCGCTCAAGCGGGTGGGCATTCCCAGGATCGCGGCTGTCATCGCCAGCGTGCTGGCCGCCTTCGCGGCACTTGCCCTGTTCAGCTTCATCGTCGCCACGCAGGTCAGCGAACTGGCGCAGAACATCCCGGTCTATCAGACCAACATCCTGGCCAAGATCCGCTCGCTCAAGGAAACCGGGGTCGGGGGAGGGATCATTTCGAGATTGAGCGGCGTGGTCGAGCGTGTCGGCCAGGAGATCGACAGGCAGGACGCAACGCTGCCGGCCGCCACGCCCGACAAGCCGCCGCGCGTGCCGGTGCCCGTCGAAATCGTCGCGCACGAAAGGCCGCTCGAGGTCCTGCAGAACATCGTCGGTCCGCTGATCAGCCCGCTCGGATCGGCCGGGCTGATCATTGTCGTCGTCATCTTCATGCTGCTCGAGCGGGAGGATTTGCGCGACCGCTTCATCAGGCTTGTCGGCTATGGCGACCTTCACCGCACCACCGAGGCGCTCCAGGATGCCGGCAAGCGCGTGGGGCTCTATCTGCTCATGCAATTGGTGGTCAACACCGTCTACGCCATTCCCATCGCGATCGGGCTGTGGATCCTCGGCATTCCCAATGCCTTGCTTTGGGGGTTGCTGGCGCTGGCGCTGCGTTTCGTTCCCTATATCGGCCCCGCCATCGGCATGCTTTTGCCGCTGTTCCTGGCGCTGGCCGTGGCGCCCGGCTGGGGACTCGTCCTGTGGACGGCCGCCTTGTTCGTGGTGATGGAACTGGTCACCGGCAATGTCGTCGAGCCCTGGCTCTACGGTTCGCGAACCGGGCTGTCGCCGCTGGCGATCATCGTCGCGGCGATCTTCTGGACGTGGCTGTGGGGGCCGCTGGGGCTGGTGCTGTCGACGCCGCTCACCGTCTGCCTGGTGGTTCTGGGCAGGCACGTGCCGCAGTTCGAATTCCTCGACGTGCTGTTCGGCAACGAGCCCGTCCTGGAACCTCATGCGCGGCTCTACCAGCGGCTTCTGGCCGGCGATCCGGACGAGGCCACCGATCATGCCGAGGAGATGCTGGAAGAAAAATACCTGGTCGAGTTCTACGACAAGGTCGCCATTCCGGCCCTTCTGCTGGGCGAACGGGACCGTGTGCGCGGCGTCATGGGTGACCTGCAAAGACGGCAAGTGGCGGCCAGCGCCCTGGTGCTGGTGGCCAATCTGGAGGACGAAGCGAAAGAGGAAGCGGGTGAGGAGGATGAGCAGGCCGAGGAGGGGGGCGAGCCCGGCGACGCGGCCGATGAGGACGCGGCCGACCTGCCAGACGGCACCGGCCTGTCGGTGCTTTGCGCCGGCGGGCGAGGCGAACTCGACGATGCCGCGGCCGCGATGCTGGCGCAGGTCCTGGAAGTCCAGGGGGCGACCGCGCCGAAGGCGGGCTTTGCCGACATGGAACCCGCCAGCATCCGCCGGCTCGAACTCGAAGCCATCGACACGGTCGTGGTCGGCTTCCTCAACCGCGATTCCGTCAAGCACGCCCGCTTCCTGGTTCGCCGGCTGAAGCGGGCGAAGGCGGCACTTCGGGTGGGCATCGTGTTCTGGTCGGAGACCGGCAACGGCGACAAGGAAGCGGCCGCCAGGCTCGCCGAGGACATCAGCGCGGATTTCGTCGCGCACGGCATGGCCGGCGCGGTGACGGGCGCGCTGTCGAAAGAGCCGCCGATCGCGTTGAAGCTCGTCGCCAAACGGCGCGCGCGACGGCGGGCGGCTCCGAGGAAGGTGGCGGCCGCGGCGGCTGGCTAG
- the atzF gene encoding allophanate hydrolase, giving the protein MSEIRFDIGSLHAAYAAGVSVANMIDTVHARIAAADDPGIFIHLAAKAQMLAQAQKLGPFDPAGRPLWGVPFAVKDNIDVAGMPTTAACAEYAYVPEHDATVVARLKAAGALVVGKTNLDQFATGLVGVRTPYPIPRNAVDASLVPGGSSSGSAVATARGIVSFALGTDTAGSGRIPAGLNNIVGLKPTVGALSAAGVVPACRTLDCISVFALTVDDAYAVFGVAAAKDAADAYSRAIKVPAFAARPPVLSVGVPAKGDLKFFGDASMQAGFETALGLLETLGCRLVEIPFSDFYATASLLYEGAWVAERYAAVRDFMDANEAAMHPVTRKIIGGARGLSAADAFKGLYALQACKAKLASAVASVDLFCVPTAPTHYALDAVLADPITTNSRLGTYTNFVNLLDMCGIAVPTGKRHDGLPMSVTLLGTAGKDWLTAALARDIHAASGLPLGATGWPQPGSALPGNIAQDQTIDLVVVGAHLSGMPLNGQLRDLGAQFSRVTKTTPAYRLYALAGQSVPKPGLVRVSRDGMRIDVEVWRLDPDAFGRFVAAIPPPLGVGTIELEDGSAAKGFLVETAGLTDASDISAYGGWRSFVRCDQERANLLAT; this is encoded by the coding sequence ATGAGCGAGATCCGCTTCGACATCGGCAGTCTGCATGCGGCCTATGCGGCCGGTGTCAGTGTTGCCAACATGATCGATACCGTTCACGCCCGCATCGCGGCAGCCGACGATCCCGGCATCTTCATTCATCTCGCCGCCAAGGCACAGATGCTGGCGCAGGCGCAAAAGCTCGGACCGTTCGATCCGGCGGGCAGGCCGTTGTGGGGCGTGCCGTTCGCGGTCAAGGACAACATCGATGTCGCGGGAATGCCGACCACGGCAGCCTGCGCCGAATATGCGTACGTGCCGGAGCACGACGCCACCGTGGTGGCGCGGCTGAAGGCAGCCGGCGCGCTGGTGGTGGGCAAGACCAATCTCGACCAGTTCGCTACCGGACTGGTCGGCGTGCGCACGCCCTATCCGATCCCGAGGAACGCCGTCGATGCCAGCCTGGTGCCCGGCGGCTCCTCGTCAGGATCGGCGGTGGCGACAGCGCGCGGCATCGTCTCCTTCGCGCTCGGGACCGACACCGCCGGCTCCGGCCGCATCCCTGCCGGCCTCAACAACATCGTCGGGCTGAAGCCGACTGTCGGCGCACTTTCGGCCGCCGGCGTTGTGCCGGCCTGCCGTACGCTAGATTGCATCTCGGTGTTCGCGCTCACCGTCGACGACGCCTATGCGGTGTTTGGTGTCGCGGCGGCCAAGGATGCCGCCGATGCCTATTCGCGCGCCATCAAGGTGCCGGCGTTTGCCGCGCGCCCGCCGGTGCTGAGCGTCGGTGTGCCTGCGAAAGGCGACCTGAAGTTCTTCGGTGACGCCTCGATGCAGGCCGGCTTCGAGACGGCCCTTGGCCTTCTGGAAACGCTTGGCTGCCGGCTGGTCGAAATCCCGTTCAGCGATTTCTACGCCACAGCCAGTCTTCTCTACGAAGGCGCCTGGGTGGCCGAACGCTACGCCGCGGTCCGCGACTTCATGGATGCCAACGAGGCCGCCATGCATCCGGTGACGCGGAAAATCATCGGCGGTGCGCGCGGCCTGTCGGCGGCCGATGCCTTCAAGGGTCTCTATGCGCTGCAGGCCTGTAAGGCGAAGCTCGCTTCGGCCGTCGCCTCGGTCGACCTGTTCTGCGTGCCGACCGCGCCGACGCATTACGCGCTGGATGCCGTGCTCGCCGATCCGATCACCACCAACAGCCGGCTCGGCACCTACACCAATTTCGTCAATCTGCTGGACATGTGCGGCATCGCCGTGCCGACCGGCAAGCGCCATGACGGGCTGCCGATGAGCGTGACCTTGCTCGGCACGGCAGGCAAAGATTGGCTGACGGCGGCACTTGCGCGCGACATCCATGCCGCAAGCGGACTGCCGCTTGGCGCGACCGGCTGGCCGCAGCCGGGAAGTGCGTTGCCTGGCAACATTGCGCAGGATCAGACGATCGATCTGGTGGTGGTCGGCGCGCATCTTTCGGGGATGCCGCTCAACGGTCAGCTAAGGGATCTAGGCGCCCAATTCTCGAGAGTAACGAAAACCACACCTGCCTACCGGCTCTATGCTCTTGCCGGCCAATCCGTGCCCAAGCCTGGCCTCGTCCGGGTATCCAGGGATGGCATGCGAATAGACGTCGAGGTCTGGCGGCTTGACCCGGATGCCTTCGGACGGTTCGTCGCCGCCATCCCCCCACCGCTGGGCGTAGGAACGATCGAACTCGAGGACGGCAGCGCGGCCAAGGGGTTTCTGGTAGAAACCGCCGGCCTGACTGACGCTTCCGATATCTCCGCCTATGGTGGCTGGCGTAGTTTTGTCAGATGCGACCAAGAAAGGGCCAATCTTCTGGCGACCTAG
- a CDS encoding cupin domain-containing protein: MANLSFAGLVDGGWRDLAFEPFREGITVHWLLKGGPVEPSVAILDYRAGAGVPRHRHVGLETIVVLQGTQSDENGCYPAGSVILNPVGTEHSVWTKDGCVVLIQWDLPVIILGEAT, from the coding sequence ATGGCTAATCTGAGTTTTGCCGGCCTCGTCGATGGCGGCTGGCGCGACCTGGCGTTCGAGCCTTTTCGCGAGGGCATCACTGTGCACTGGCTGCTCAAGGGCGGACCGGTCGAGCCGTCGGTCGCGATCCTCGACTACCGGGCCGGCGCCGGCGTGCCGCGCCATCGCCACGTCGGGCTGGAAACCATCGTCGTGCTCCAGGGCACGCAGAGCGACGAGAATGGCTGTTATCCCGCGGGCAGCGTCATCCTGAACCCGGTCGGGACCGAGCATTCGGTGTGGACGAAGGACGGCTGCGTGGTGTTGATTCAGTGGGATCTGCCGGTGATCATTCTGGGGGAGGCCACATGA
- a CDS encoding cysteine hydrolase family protein has product MAEIDAQPFAFAFKPVTMALVVIDMQRDFAEPGGFGASLGNDVSRITAIVPTVKRLIEGFRAAGLPVIHTMECHRADLSDLPPAKRDRGNPSIRIGDVGPMGRVLIVGEPGTAILDELAPLPGEIIIEKPGKGAFYATRLSEELKHLGAQQLVFAGVTTEVCVQTTMREANDRGYECLLAEDATESYFPEFKAAAIAMIRAQGAIVGWTATTDQVLQGLANG; this is encoded by the coding sequence ATGGCTGAAATCGACGCGCAGCCATTCGCCTTTGCGTTCAAGCCCGTCACGATGGCGCTGGTTGTCATCGACATGCAGCGCGACTTCGCCGAGCCGGGCGGCTTCGGCGCCAGCCTGGGCAACGATGTCAGCCGGATCACGGCGATCGTACCGACGGTGAAGCGGCTGATCGAAGGGTTCCGCGCCGCCGGACTGCCGGTGATCCACACCATGGAGTGCCACCGCGCCGACCTCTCCGACCTGCCGCCGGCCAAGCGCGACCGCGGCAATCCGTCGATCCGCATCGGCGATGTCGGCCCGATGGGCCGGGTGCTGATCGTCGGCGAGCCGGGAACGGCCATCCTCGACGAATTGGCGCCGCTGCCCGGCGAGATCATCATCGAGAAGCCCGGCAAGGGGGCGTTCTATGCGACCAGGCTCAGTGAGGAACTGAAGCATCTCGGCGCCCAGCAACTGGTTTTCGCCGGCGTCACCACCGAGGTCTGCGTGCAGACGACGATGCGCGAGGCCAATGATCGCGGCTATGAGTGCCTGCTCGCCGAGGACGCGACGGAAAGCTATTTTCCCGAGTTCAAGGCAGCCGCCATCGCCATGATCCGCGCACAGGGCGCCATTGTCGGCTGGACGGCGACGACCGACCAGGTGCTGCAGGGACTTGCCAATGGCTAA